The Pseudodesulfovibrio sp. S3 genome window below encodes:
- a CDS encoding homocysteine biosynthesis protein, which translates to MAEFKVNKTVKEINERIRKGKAVVVNAEEMIAIVRKEGKVKAAQEVDVVTTGTFSPMCSSGLLFNIGQQPPVMKVSKLWLNNVPCYSGIAAVDAYLGCTEPSEDDPLNKVHPGRFAYGGGHVMEDLLRGKAVHLRAEAYGTDCYPRRTLDKDVTLADLPNAIMLNPRNCYQNYNAAVNLTSRTIYTYMGPLKANCSNVNYATAGHLSPAFNDPYYKTIGMGTRIFLGGGIGYVIGEGTQHVQKPKRNDRGIPENGSGTLMLKGDFKKMDARYVRGQSLVGYGVSLAVGVGIPIPMLNEEMAWFTGVSDADITMPVKDYGYDYPNGISRELARVTFEELRSGEITVNGKKTETVPVTSYSMSLEVADKLKDWIEKGEFLLTEKQDDIPSF; encoded by the coding sequence ATGGCAGAATTCAAAGTGAACAAGACGGTCAAGGAGATCAACGAACGCATCCGCAAAGGCAAGGCCGTGGTGGTCAACGCCGAGGAAATGATCGCCATCGTCAGGAAAGAGGGCAAGGTCAAAGCGGCTCAGGAGGTGGACGTCGTCACCACGGGAACGTTTTCGCCCATGTGCTCCTCGGGCCTGCTTTTCAATATAGGGCAGCAGCCTCCGGTGATGAAGGTTTCCAAGCTGTGGCTGAACAACGTCCCCTGCTACTCCGGCATTGCCGCTGTAGACGCGTATTTGGGGTGCACAGAACCTTCCGAGGACGATCCCCTCAACAAGGTGCACCCGGGCCGTTTTGCGTATGGCGGAGGGCACGTCATGGAGGATCTGCTCCGGGGCAAGGCCGTGCACCTGCGGGCCGAGGCTTACGGAACCGATTGCTATCCTCGTCGTACTCTGGACAAGGACGTCACCCTGGCCGACCTGCCCAATGCGATCATGCTCAACCCGCGTAACTGCTATCAGAATTACAATGCGGCCGTGAACCTGACCAGCCGCACCATCTATACCTACATGGGACCGCTCAAGGCCAACTGTTCCAACGTGAACTACGCCACGGCCGGGCACCTCTCCCCTGCGTTCAATGACCCGTACTACAAGACCATCGGGATGGGCACGCGCATCTTCCTTGGGGGCGGTATCGGTTATGTCATCGGTGAAGGCACTCAGCACGTGCAAAAACCCAAGCGCAATGATCGCGGCATCCCGGAGAACGGTTCCGGCACCCTGATGCTCAAGGGCGATTTCAAGAAGATGGACGCCCGGTATGTGCGTGGTCAATCCCTTGTGGGCTACGGCGTGTCCCTGGCCGTGGGTGTGGGCATCCCCATTCCCATGCTCAACGAGGAAATGGCCTGGTTCACCGGGGTTTCAGATGCCGACATCACCATGCCGGTCAAGGATTACGGCTACGACTACCCCAACGGCATATCGCGTGAACTGGCCCGGGTGACCTTTGAGGAACTGCGCAGCGGCGAGATCACGGTCAACGGCAAAAAGACCGAAACGGTCCCGGTGACCAGTTATTCCATGTCCCTCGAAGTGGCCGACAAACTCAAGGATTGGATTGAAAAGGGCGAATTCCTGCTGACCGAGAAACAGGACGACATCCCGAGTTTTTAA
- a CDS encoding DnaA/Hda family protein: MKESLRKHLLQTSSDEELKRWFDPLQFDYSEENKRLTVGFPHTFFAKWFESDIQDKFEAQLNMFLGNGYLVSYKNDENKERAKGVQVSDVVKRIDFPFGQEFTFDTFLINKKNYFPIASAKEVAKQTGSLFNPFIICGPGGSGKTHLLKSVGNEISKKHDYSTVFMGSMDELNSIYSIRFKGDPFKARNYLFEYDFLFIDDFHKIKEHPHFQQELVNIFNHFYDNKKQMVLACREKVTSYDFLDDNLQSRLGWGLIVTLKEPDLEIRVGYIQRQARAKRLSLGKEQILTLAQRFKDFRYLQGILLKLFAFKELVKQDLSQKDFEHILANTEEKTTDDLTPKKILSVVSEHFNIHVKDLTGTKRHQHIAQARQVAMYLCRQMLNTSYPALGRAFGGKDHSTVLYSVKKIDQLQEDDFELKQLLKTLKNKCRIS; encoded by the coding sequence GTGAAAGAATCCCTTCGCAAACATCTCCTTCAGACCAGTTCGGATGAGGAACTCAAGCGCTGGTTCGATCCTTTGCAGTTCGATTACTCTGAGGAAAACAAGCGTCTGACCGTGGGTTTTCCCCATACGTTTTTTGCCAAGTGGTTCGAGTCTGACATTCAGGATAAATTCGAGGCCCAGTTGAATATGTTCCTGGGTAACGGCTATCTGGTAAGCTACAAGAATGACGAAAACAAGGAGCGGGCAAAAGGTGTCCAGGTGTCGGACGTTGTCAAACGCATCGACTTTCCCTTTGGTCAGGAATTCACCTTTGACACTTTTTTGATCAACAAAAAAAATTACTTTCCCATCGCCTCAGCCAAGGAAGTGGCCAAACAGACCGGTTCTCTGTTCAACCCGTTCATCATCTGCGGCCCTGGCGGCTCGGGCAAGACACATCTGCTCAAATCCGTGGGCAACGAGATCAGCAAGAAACATGACTATTCCACTGTGTTCATGGGCTCCATGGACGAGTTGAATTCCATCTATTCCATCCGGTTCAAAGGCGACCCTTTCAAAGCGCGCAACTATCTGTTCGAATATGATTTCCTGTTTATCGACGATTTCCACAAGATCAAGGAACACCCGCATTTCCAACAGGAACTGGTGAATATATTCAATCACTTCTACGACAACAAGAAACAGATGGTTCTGGCCTGTCGCGAAAAAGTGACCAGTTATGATTTTCTGGACGACAATCTCCAATCACGTTTGGGTTGGGGCTTGATCGTCACTCTCAAGGAGCCTGATCTGGAAATCCGGGTGGGCTATATCCAGCGCCAAGCACGGGCCAAACGCCTCTCGCTGGGCAAGGAACAGATTCTGACCTTGGCTCAGCGGTTCAAGGATTTCCGCTATCTCCAGGGTATCCTGCTCAAGTTGTTCGCCTTCAAGGAGCTGGTCAAGCAGGATCTGTCCCAAAAGGACTTCGAACATATTCTGGCCAACACCGAGGAAAAGACCACGGACGATCTGACACCAAAAAAAATTCTCAGCGTGGTGTCCGAGCATTTCAACATCCACGTAAAGGATTTGACCGGCACCAAGCGGCACCAGCACATTGCCCAGGCCAGACAGGTGGCCATGTACCTGTGTCGTCAGATGTTGAACACCTCCTATCCGGCCCTGGGTCGGGCCTTTGGTGGCAAGGATCACTCCACGGTCTTGTACTCAGTTAAAAAAATCGATCAATTACAGGAAGATGACTTTGAATTGAAACAACTGTTGAAAACGTTGAAGAATAAATGTCGCATATCTTGA
- the dnaN gene encoding DNA polymerase III subunit beta gives MFLKVNRDEIIEGLQKSANIIPAKTGAAFLRTIWLQCENGCLNIMSTDSNLEFMGSYPATLEGEGLAGVQGRAFYDLVKQLRSGQGELTIRTDEANQNVLVEQKARKYKFPVNDPEWFQKFSTFPENGTVFWSGDFLHEIIDKIAFCISDEDSMEAIACIYLVPRQKLGVNTVEVCGLNGHQFSMFNFINDDIFAMLPEEGVLIQKKYLIELKKWLTADEIELAISDKRLFFRTGDKRETFTLPLSYYQYPNYHNFLAKLGDDDTSTLEVSRLDLVDALSRVALFNTDSNRCAYFSFAGNEVTVSAQGQETGTARESIDATFNGDMSRIAFPTRNLIEILNHFNSDTVKFTLTGTEAPCGLTGADDKDYQVIVMPMMIQEETYYTEENA, from the coding sequence ATGTTTCTGAAAGTGAACAGAGATGAAATCATTGAAGGGCTCCAGAAGTCGGCGAACATCATCCCGGCCAAAACTGGTGCCGCATTTCTGAGAACCATCTGGTTGCAGTGCGAGAACGGATGCCTCAATATCATGAGCACTGATTCCAACCTGGAGTTCATGGGTTCCTATCCGGCCACGCTGGAAGGCGAAGGCCTTGCCGGCGTTCAAGGCCGTGCATTTTATGATTTGGTGAAACAGTTGCGTTCCGGCCAGGGAGAACTGACCATCAGGACCGATGAGGCCAATCAGAATGTCCTGGTGGAACAAAAGGCCAGGAAATACAAATTCCCGGTCAATGATCCCGAGTGGTTCCAGAAGTTCTCCACCTTCCCTGAAAATGGAACCGTGTTCTGGTCCGGGGATTTCCTGCATGAAATCATCGACAAGATCGCCTTCTGCATTTCAGACGAAGATTCCATGGAGGCGATTGCCTGCATATATTTGGTGCCGCGTCAGAAATTGGGTGTCAACACGGTGGAAGTCTGCGGTCTCAATGGCCATCAGTTCTCCATGTTCAATTTCATCAACGACGATATTTTTGCCATGCTCCCGGAAGAGGGGGTGCTCATTCAGAAGAAGTATTTGATCGAGCTTAAGAAATGGCTCACCGCTGATGAAATCGAACTGGCCATTTCGGACAAGCGACTCTTTTTCCGCACCGGAGACAAGCGCGAGACCTTCACGCTGCCATTGTCCTATTATCAATACCCCAATTATCATAATTTCCTTGCAAAATTAGGTGACGATGACACTTCCACTCTGGAAGTGAGCCGGTTGGATCTGGTGGACGCCCTGTCCCGTGTGGCCCTGTTCAACACGGATTCCAACCGTTGCGCCTATTTTTCCTTTGCCGGGAACGAGGTGACGGTATCGGCTCAAGGTCAGGAAACCGGTACGGCACGGGAGTCCATTGACGCTACCTTCAATGGCGACATGAGCCGCATTGCCTTTCCTACAAGAAACCTGATCGAGATACTCAACCATTTCAATTCCGACACCGTGAAGTTCACGCTTACCGGCACCGAGGCTCCCTGCGGCCTGACCGGCGCGGACGACAAGGATTATCAGGTGATCGTCATGCCCATGATGATCCAGGAAGAGACTTACTATACCGAGGAAAACGCATAA
- the gyrB gene encoding DNA topoisomerase (ATP-hydrolyzing) subunit B — protein sequence MSEKTYNAESITVLEGLEAVRKRPAMYIGSTDIRGLHHLVYEVIDNSIDEAMAGYCDKIKVTLHMDNSCTVTDNGRGIPVEIHQKEGVPAVQLAMTTLHAGGKFDNDSYKVSGGLHGVGVSCVNALSEFMETTVKRDGKTHRMKFERGNVVVELEEIGPATQTGTTQRFRPDEEIFEVNQFDYDTLRKRFRELAYLNSGLEIEFKDERSGEQESEKFKFEGGIVQYVKDLNSGQSTIGEIVYGEGESENMIVEFALQYTSAYKENTFTFANNIRTIEGGTHLAGYKTALTRAINNYVQNGDLPKKLIKKLTGDDVREGLTSVISVKLPDPQFEGQTKTKLGNSEAAGLVAGVIYEKLNTFFEENPKEARFIIEKVVDASVAREAARKARDLVRRKGALSDNSLPGKLADCQSKNPEDSEIFIVEGDSAGGSAKQGRDPKTQAILPLRGKILNVEKTRMHKMLGNKEIRAMITALGIGIGMEEGEKDFDKLRYHKVVIMTDADVDGSHIRTLLLTFFFRQYEELINRGNLYIAQPPLYRAHKGKFEQFIKDDVELDNFLMEKVGTDVAIKAQSGELFIEKKLIDLMDRIRFMRTRFNEAETVGIECALYQALMDYPERISFTHFEDHDPEEFKKSFGEQGFKVIIESEHDYELDKDRTYVIFENGNGHRMRLAMEFFYSKLYKKGYTTYGEIKEACGGFDFTLQLKEMEKPVSGLFALYDGVMEEAQRGWQIQRYKGLGEMNPDQLWETTMRPDKRTMLQVNIEDAAAANDIFMDLMGDNVEPRRLFIEKNALAVQELDI from the coding sequence ATGAGCGAAAAAACTTACAATGCCGAATCAATAACCGTACTTGAGGGGCTCGAGGCTGTTCGGAAACGTCCGGCCATGTACATCGGGTCCACGGATATTCGCGGCCTGCATCATCTGGTTTACGAAGTCATAGACAACTCCATTGACGAGGCCATGGCCGGGTATTGTGACAAGATCAAGGTCACCCTGCACATGGACAACTCCTGCACGGTCACGGACAACGGCCGAGGCATTCCGGTGGAAATCCACCAAAAAGAAGGTGTGCCTGCCGTCCAGTTAGCCATGACCACCCTGCACGCGGGTGGTAAGTTCGATAATGACTCTTACAAGGTATCCGGCGGTCTGCATGGCGTGGGTGTATCCTGCGTCAACGCCCTGTCCGAGTTCATGGAGACCACGGTCAAGCGTGACGGAAAGACGCACCGCATGAAATTCGAACGCGGCAACGTCGTGGTGGAATTGGAAGAAATCGGACCGGCAACGCAAACTGGTACCACCCAGCGTTTCAGGCCTGATGAAGAAATATTCGAGGTCAATCAATTCGATTACGATACGCTCAGAAAGCGTTTCAGGGAATTGGCCTATCTCAATTCCGGCCTTGAAATCGAGTTCAAGGACGAGCGTTCCGGAGAACAGGAAAGCGAAAAATTCAAGTTTGAAGGCGGTATTGTTCAGTATGTGAAGGATCTCAATTCCGGCCAGAGCACCATCGGTGAGATCGTGTATGGCGAAGGTGAATCCGAAAACATGATCGTCGAGTTCGCCTTGCAATACACCTCGGCGTACAAGGAAAACACCTTCACGTTCGCCAACAATATCCGCACCATCGAGGGCGGAACGCACCTGGCAGGCTACAAGACTGCGCTCACCCGTGCCATCAACAACTATGTTCAGAACGGCGATCTGCCGAAAAAGCTGATCAAGAAGTTGACCGGAGACGATGTCCGTGAAGGGCTGACCTCGGTCATTTCGGTCAAGCTGCCTGATCCGCAGTTCGAAGGCCAGACCAAGACCAAGCTCGGAAACTCGGAAGCCGCCGGTCTGGTGGCTGGTGTCATCTACGAAAAGCTGAACACCTTTTTTGAAGAGAATCCCAAGGAAGCGCGGTTCATTATCGAGAAAGTCGTGGATGCATCCGTTGCCAGAGAAGCGGCCCGCAAGGCGCGTGATCTGGTCCGGCGCAAGGGCGCTCTGTCGGACAACTCCTTGCCAGGCAAGCTGGCCGATTGTCAGTCCAAGAATCCGGAGGATTCCGAAATATTCATTGTTGAGGGTGATTCCGCAGGAGGCTCGGCCAAACAGGGCCGGGATCCGAAAACGCAGGCCATTCTCCCGTTGCGGGGCAAAATCCTCAATGTCGAGAAGACCCGCATGCACAAGATGCTCGGCAACAAGGAAATCCGTGCAATGATCACTGCACTGGGCATCGGTATCGGCATGGAAGAGGGCGAAAAGGATTTCGACAAGCTGCGCTATCACAAGGTCGTTATCATGACCGATGCCGACGTTGACGGTTCCCATATCCGTACCCTGCTCCTGACGTTCTTCTTCAGGCAGTACGAGGAGCTGATCAACCGCGGCAACCTGTATATCGCCCAGCCTCCGCTCTACCGCGCCCACAAGGGTAAATTCGAGCAGTTCATCAAGGATGACGTGGAGCTGGATAATTTCCTCATGGAAAAGGTCGGCACCGACGTGGCCATCAAGGCGCAATCCGGTGAACTGTTCATCGAAAAGAAACTCATTGATCTCATGGACCGTATCCGCTTCATGCGCACCCGGTTCAATGAGGCGGAAACAGTGGGCATCGAGTGTGCTTTGTATCAGGCGCTCATGGATTATCCCGAACGGATTTCCTTCACCCATTTTGAAGACCATGATCCCGAGGAATTCAAGAAATCCTTCGGTGAACAAGGTTTCAAGGTCATTATCGAAAGCGAACATGACTATGAGTTGGACAAAGACCGCACCTATGTGATCTTCGAGAACGGCAACGGCCATCGCATGCGCCTGGCCATGGAGTTCTTTTATTCAAAGCTCTACAAGAAGGGCTACACGACCTACGGCGAGATCAAGGAAGCCTGCGGCGGGTTCGACTTCACCCTGCAGCTCAAAGAGATGGAGAAGCCCGTTTCCGGTCTTTTCGCGCTCTATGACGGGGTCATGGAAGAAGCGCAGCGCGGCTGGCAGATCCAGCGCTACAAGGGTCTGGGTGAAATGAACCCGGATCAGTTGTGGGAAACCACCATGCGTCCGGACAAGCGGACCATGCTCCAGGTGAATATTGAGGATGCGGCCGCGGCCAATGACATCTTCATGGACCTCATGGGCGACAACGTGGAACCCCGCCGGCTGTTCATCGAGAAAAATGCACTGGCTGTGCAGGAACTGGATATTTAA
- the gyrA gene encoding DNA gyrase subunit A — protein MSNTITIESELKKSYLEYSLSVIIGRAIPDVRDGLKPVHRRILYAMHDLGNYHNRAYKKSARVVGDVIGKYHPHGDSAVYDALVRMAQEFSMRDPLVDGQGNFGSIDGDSAAAMRYTEVRMARLCSEFLGDIEKQTVDFRPNYDNTMQEPAVLPTKVPNLLLNGTTGIAVGMATNIPPHNLSELIDGCVLLLEDSQCSIESLMTCVKGPDFPTGGTVFGGQGLIDAYTTGRGSIKIRGVVEVEEATKGRKECIVIREIPYALNKSTLVEKIAALVHEKRIEGISDLRDESDRTGIRIVLELKRGAIADIIINSLYKFTPLETSFGINMMAVVGKRPMLLNLKQVLSYFLEHRREVITRRTKFDLDKCEKRVHILEGLRIALDNIDEVVKLIRASKNTEEARDSLMSRFELSEIQAKAILEMRLQKLTGLEHDKLLEELAELMKKIEYYKSILSNEEVLKGVIREELREIKENYSTPRKSELLMADLDSIDIEDLIPDEETVITLSQRGYIKRTPLSNYTAQRRGGKGIAGVQTGDGDFIHTFMLTTNHQHLVLFTNFGKMFKIKVHQVPEGSRYAKGGHVNNLLPLDKDEQITTCLSLREFDDDRFFLFVTKRGMIKRSSIGLYGNCRTTGIRAVNLRDNDELMTVREIDPNVDCILVSREGSAIRFNINDARPMGRVTAGVKGMALRQNDEVVACVVTGDSERDQLLTVSEGGFGKRTTIDQYRVQTRGGKGILNMRLTNKTGKVISARMVNELDDVILLTSQNKVIRMSVSEVSQTRGRATQGVRLVRMDNDNKVVGFDLVMDDDEELKDI, from the coding sequence ATGAGCAATACGATCACTATCGAAAGCGAACTCAAGAAAAGTTATCTTGAGTATTCCCTCTCCGTCATTATCGGGCGCGCCATCCCGGATGTGCGGGACGGGCTGAAGCCCGTCCATCGGCGTATTCTTTACGCCATGCACGACCTCGGGAACTATCACAACCGCGCCTACAAGAAGTCCGCCCGCGTGGTCGGTGACGTCATCGGTAAATATCACCCGCACGGTGATTCGGCGGTATACGATGCCCTGGTCCGCATGGCCCAGGAATTCTCCATGCGCGATCCGCTCGTGGACGGTCAGGGTAACTTCGGTTCCATTGACGGCGATTCCGCGGCAGCCATGAGGTACACCGAAGTCCGCATGGCCCGCCTCTGTTCCGAGTTCCTTGGGGACATCGAAAAGCAGACGGTCGACTTCAGGCCCAACTACGACAACACCATGCAGGAACCGGCAGTACTGCCCACCAAGGTGCCGAACCTGCTCTTGAACGGCACCACGGGTATTGCGGTCGGCATGGCCACGAATATTCCGCCCCACAACCTGTCCGAGTTGATTGACGGTTGTGTTCTGCTGCTGGAAGATTCTCAATGCTCCATCGAATCGCTGATGACGTGCGTCAAGGGACCGGATTTCCCGACCGGCGGCACGGTGTTCGGCGGCCAGGGGCTTATCGACGCCTACACCACGGGTCGCGGCTCCATCAAGATCCGCGGTGTGGTAGAGGTCGAAGAGGCCACCAAGGGCCGAAAAGAGTGCATCGTCATCAGGGAAATCCCCTATGCGCTCAACAAGTCCACCCTAGTCGAAAAAATTGCCGCCCTGGTTCATGAAAAGCGCATCGAAGGCATTTCCGACCTGCGTGACGAGTCCGACCGCACCGGCATCCGCATCGTGCTTGAACTCAAGCGCGGAGCCATTGCCGACATCATCATCAACTCCCTGTACAAGTTCACCCCTCTGGAAACGAGCTTCGGCATCAACATGATGGCCGTGGTCGGAAAGCGGCCCATGCTGCTGAACCTGAAACAGGTGTTGAGCTATTTCCTGGAGCATCGCCGGGAGGTTATCACCCGTCGTACCAAGTTCGATCTCGACAAGTGCGAAAAGCGCGTCCACATTTTGGAAGGTTTGCGCATTGCTTTGGACAACATCGACGAAGTGGTCAAGCTCATTCGTGCGTCCAAGAATACGGAAGAGGCCCGCGATTCCCTGATGTCCCGCTTCGAGCTTTCCGAGATCCAGGCCAAGGCCATTCTCGAAATGCGTTTGCAGAAGCTCACCGGGTTGGAGCACGACAAGCTCCTGGAAGAGCTGGCCGAGCTGATGAAGAAGATCGAATACTACAAATCCATCCTGAGCAACGAAGAGGTCCTCAAGGGGGTTATTCGAGAAGAACTCAGGGAGATCAAGGAGAATTACTCGACTCCGCGCAAGTCCGAACTGCTCATGGCGGATCTGGATTCCATCGACATCGAAGACCTCATTCCCGACGAGGAAACGGTCATCACCCTCAGCCAGCGCGGCTATATCAAACGCACCCCGCTGTCCAACTACACGGCGCAACGTCGCGGCGGAAAGGGCATTGCAGGCGTGCAGACCGGTGACGGAGACTTCATCCACACCTTCATGCTGACCACCAACCATCAGCATCTGGTGCTCTTCACCAACTTTGGCAAGATGTTCAAGATCAAGGTCCATCAGGTGCCGGAGGGTAGCCGCTACGCCAAGGGCGGGCATGTCAACAACCTGCTGCCCCTGGACAAGGATGAGCAGATCACCACCTGCCTGTCCCTGCGCGAATTCGACGACGACCGTTTCTTCCTGTTCGTGACAAAGCGCGGCATGATCAAGCGTTCTTCCATCGGATTGTACGGCAACTGCCGGACCACCGGTATCCGGGCCGTGAACCTGCGCGACAATGATGAACTCATGACCGTGCGCGAGATCGATCCGAATGTGGACTGCATCCTGGTCAGCCGCGAAGGTTCGGCCATCCGGTTCAATATCAACGACGCCCGTCCCATGGGTCGTGTCACCGCAGGCGTCAAGGGCATGGCCCTGCGCCAGAATGACGAGGTCGTGGCCTGTGTGGTCACCGGCGACAGCGAACGCGATCAGCTGCTGACCGTCAGTGAAGGCGGCTTCGGCAAGCGCACCACCATCGACCAGTACCGGGTGCAGACGCGCGGCGGCAAGGGTATCCTGAACATGCGACTGACCAACAAGACCGGCAAAGTCATTAGTGCCCGCATGGTCAACGAACTGGATGACGTCATCCTGTTGACCTCCCAGAACAAGGTCATCCGCATGTCCGTGTCCGAGGTCAGTCAGACCAGGGGCCGTGCCACTCAGGGTGTGCGCCTGGTGCGGATGGACAACGACAACAAGGTCGTCGGGTTCGATCTCGTCATGGACGATGACGAAGAACTCAAGGACATCTAG
- a CDS encoding tetratricopeptide repeat protein, translating to MKRLLLLLLLAATMGIVAACSSELSPGMEDIQRARESYSKGFYLEAEKDYERYLQVEPQGEFRKEAWDRLAEIAVSIKGDYDRAVVLLEAMYLELGQDTEIAWNIMFQLGEVYSELDNIPKAIEAFEKCLIHGANSPEHTYRTQLRMARLYRNMGSYDLVAATLENCADSAQDSESKARCLYELAQSYTFISSWTQAVKALEQLLSIKEISDETRALAVFLLADIYENERDYAKTRSLLESILTTYPNPKVVETRLANLPEVPVPPLPLVPPSE from the coding sequence ATGAAACGTTTACTGCTGTTGTTACTGCTGGCCGCGACGATGGGTATCGTCGCGGCCTGCTCGTCCGAATTGTCTCCCGGCATGGAAGACATTCAGAGGGCGCGCGAATCCTATTCCAAGGGATTTTACCTGGAAGCGGAAAAGGATTACGAGCGCTATCTCCAGGTGGAACCTCAAGGCGAGTTTCGCAAGGAAGCCTGGGACAGGCTCGCCGAAATAGCCGTGTCCATCAAGGGCGATTACGACCGGGCCGTGGTCCTGCTTGAAGCCATGTATCTCGAATTGGGGCAGGATACCGAGATTGCCTGGAATATCATGTTCCAGTTGGGCGAGGTCTATTCTGAACTCGATAACATCCCCAAGGCCATCGAGGCCTTTGAAAAATGCCTTATCCATGGTGCGAATTCACCGGAACACACCTACCGTACACAACTGCGCATGGCTCGATTGTACAGGAACATGGGCAGTTACGATCTTGTGGCCGCGACCCTGGAAAACTGCGCCGACTCCGCTCAGGATTCCGAGTCCAAGGCCCGGTGCCTGTACGAATTGGCCCAGAGCTACACCTTCATCTCCAGCTGGACCCAGGCGGTCAAGGCCTTGGAACAGCTTCTGAGCATAAAAGAGATTTCAGATGAAACCAGGGCCTTGGCAGTGTTTTTGTTGGCGGACATCTACGAAAACGAACGCGACTACGCCAAGACCCGCTCCCTGTTGGAATCCATTCTGACCACCTATCCCAACCCCAAAGTGGTGGAAACCCGACTGGCAAACCTGCCCGAGGTTCCGGTCCCGCCTCTGCCGCTGGTACCGCCTTCCGAGTGA
- a CDS encoding glycosyltransferase family 4 protein, with product MKIALCTPFKPLEHPSVSGDVTIARDLRQTLVELGVEMVTLPFFPAKEIYFKPTRWTGAARALNSMVEEAQGVDAWLTFGSYYKVPDVFGPSGARRLGVPYCIFQASYAENRRKKLATLPGYLLNRRAMLRADHVFCNRTNDLAGCAKLLPADRYSHIRPGLPEGLLGRNEAEGARLRQAWETGSARVIVTAAMMRDGVKAKGLEWVFRSCAELIERRRDIYLVVAGDGPRKRELEAKARSLLGRRVRFLGLVERAELASVFSAADLFAFPGLKESVGMVYLEAQQCGLPVVATDDEGAPQVVAHDHTGIITETTHQAFTKGMDTLVRDLALCTSLGNQAPAYVAEYHSARRNYGLVVDVMQKLSNKRASQ from the coding sequence ATGAAGATCGCCTTGTGCACGCCCTTCAAGCCCCTTGAGCATCCGTCCGTTTCTGGTGACGTGACCATTGCGCGCGATCTCCGGCAAACGCTGGTTGAGTTGGGGGTTGAAATGGTCACTTTGCCGTTTTTTCCGGCCAAGGAAATATATTTCAAACCCACCAGGTGGACGGGGGCTGCAAGGGCTCTCAACTCCATGGTGGAGGAGGCGCAGGGCGTGGACGCATGGCTTACCTTCGGCTCCTACTATAAGGTTCCGGATGTTTTCGGGCCTTCGGGCGCCCGTCGGCTGGGGGTGCCGTACTGCATCTTCCAGGCGAGCTATGCGGAAAACCGGCGGAAGAAGTTGGCCACCTTGCCGGGATATCTTCTGAACAGGCGGGCCATGCTCCGGGCCGATCATGTCTTTTGCAATCGGACCAACGACTTGGCCGGATGCGCCAAACTGCTGCCCGCAGACCGGTATTCTCATATTCGGCCCGGTCTGCCGGAGGGGTTGCTTGGGCGCAACGAAGCAGAAGGCGCCAGGTTGCGTCAGGCATGGGAAACCGGTTCTGCTCGCGTTATCGTGACCGCTGCCATGATGCGTGACGGGGTCAAGGCAAAGGGGCTGGAATGGGTGTTCCGGTCCTGCGCGGAGCTCATAGAGCGTCGCCGTGATATTTATCTGGTGGTGGCCGGAGACGGTCCGCGCAAAAGAGAGCTGGAAGCGAAAGCCCGCTCCCTGCTCGGCAGGCGGGTGCGCTTTCTGGGACTGGTCGAGCGCGCGGAATTGGCTTCCGTATTCAGTGCAGCGGATCTGTTTGCCTTTCCCGGACTGAAGGAGAGTGTGGGCATGGTCTACCTGGAGGCCCAGCAATGCGGGCTGCCTGTGGTGGCCACGGACGACGAGGGCGCGCCCCAGGTGGTGGCACACGACCACACCGGGATTATCACCGAAACCACGCACCAGGCGTTTACAAAGGGCATGGACACTCTCGTGCGTGACCTGGCCCTGTGCACGTCCCTGGGTAATCAGGCTCCTGCCTATGTAGCGGAATATCACAGTGCACGGCGCAACTACGGTCTGGTGGTTGACGTCATGCAAAAACTGTCCAACAAGCGAGCCTCACAATGA